The nucleotide sequence AATTTTATACTACATAAAAACTACTTTTGAGTGCTCGCAGAGCAGAAGGCCACAACAAGCCTACACTGTCATCCAAAGCTCTTCCTGGCTTTGGATAAAACCAAATTATTGCTGAATAATGGGAgaaatttaaattcagtttagCATCTATAAGAAAATGCCCAAATTTGTAGTCTCCAGTTTGCTGAGAAGATCAAAGCCACCAGGCTTGAAGAGGTACTTGAAGCAACAAATGAAAGAGATAACAGGTTGCGGGGTTTCCCCAAGTCTTTTCTCAAGAGCAGGAACACGGTGAGCTGGATCCAGTCTGTGTCATCCTGACAACAGCACCAGACAGACCCTTTTATGTCACACACATGGTGACTAAAAACCTCTTCTCtgaaaaactgtatttgtaAAACCTGATCTTCCACTGACCAGCACTGCATAGAGGAGAAACACGTTGCATTTCTGGGCGCTGCATTTCTGGTTCCAATGGAAGCTCTCCAGGGCTGGCAGCCTTCTTGCTATGGATTTGCAGAGTTAACAACACAGACCTGTTCTCTGCTCAGCCACTCGGGTACCGTTTATGCTGTAGACCCCAAGGGTttgtattctgtatttttaaaagaagtgtttCTATCAGGGGAAAGATGTACCAGATAAAACTTCGGTGAGATTTGGAAAGTGTATTTGGGAAGCCTTAACAGATCAGAATGAAATATTCCTAACATCTTGTACATCACGTATTGTTACAAAACTAATTTATCTATCATAGGAGGAAGAGCCCGAGGAGGTAGATTTAGAAGTAACACAAGGAACCAGGGGAATGCTTCAGGTCCTTTAAAAGTATAACATCAACTTTGATTCCTCCTGATGATTTCACACAGACTATGCCATGTACTGCCATGAGCTATTTACTACAGGGGAAACCTCTCAAGAGAAAACAGTGCTAGAAGCACAGATCATACATGGTATTTCTGTTTCTACAACCAAATGGCTTCATGACCTCTGCATCTCAGCTCTATGGTTAGAATAACTCTTCTGTCTTCACTACCCTAAAAGTTTATCAGTTTTAAGTACAGTCAAAACACAAGTGAAGCCACATGTtgaattacttcattttttcaatATAATAACTTTGTAGGATGACTCGAAACCAAACAGTTTTTCTACATTATACAGATCCAGTTACTAACCACTTGAGGTATTTTTGAAAGACAGTTAACaacatttcagtgtttaatAAACCACCCAAATTGTCTTTTGGAAGTAGGTCTTTTTGCATTAAGTTTTAGCTCATTTGTTCATAAATTTGCAAAATATatctgcttttctcattttacagaaCAGGACAGAAAGCGTATGAATGGCAGACTTAATAACAAGGTTATTAGGGcatttaaaatttctgaattGCAAGTCCAAGCATTTTATGTAACCTTACCTTATGTATTGCAAAATTAAGTATTCCTTTCTACGATATGCTAGGACTGTTACCTCATTGGTTAGCAAATCTGCTTCCTACTTTTATCTCCGTTTTGTCTTGCGGCTCTGAATAAATAggctatttattttcaaaactgatttaGACATGCCAGATTATGATGCACATCAGCTTTGCCTGTTGTAACCACaccaataaaatgttttttatacGAGCATGAACCCTTGCACTGGATGGTGTCCCTACCTTTTCTAGCTCCTTCGGCATCATCTGCTGTTCTTGTCTGTCCCTCAAACTCTGTTCCCTGTTTCTCAGCATCACCAATGCAACTGTgactaggaaaaaaagccatatCAGTAACTAGGTATTACCAGGTGCTCAAAAGGAAGCATGAAGAAGTCATTGCACCACAGAGAAAATGAACCATGTTCTcctgcagaaagcaaatgtgAGGGCAATAAATATGTTCTTATATACTTTCTTAAATGTAACATCACACAGCCTGATACAAGTCTTTCACACTGATGAAATGCAAGGTATTTCCGTATGCTATCAGGTAATAAAATGGTAGTTCAAGTAGAAAGGAATGTTAATTGGAAGGACaggaaacagtattttattagCAACACTTCTGAATTGCTGTAAGAAGAAATGCTGGTTAAATAGCACAGCACTTCAGATCACTTTGTGCTTCATATTTCTAAAGCACTTTTAAAACCAAGCATATGACATTAAGTCCTCAGAGACAAATTTATCTCCTGTTTGAGAGGGAAAGTACACAAGAGATCTATCACCGCTGCACAAGGAGCCTGAATTCTTAAATCTTGGCTACAATCTTGCCTCTTCAAGAACCAGCTGTACCATTTCTCACATACCTCTACAGCACCCAAGAACAATACTGTTGCCGTCCAACACATTTTTCCTCATGCTAGTCTTGGAAGCCATTTATGAAGCTACTTTGAAGCTGATTATTCCTCTCTAGCATTACCACATGCAACAACTACATAATAGTATCTGAATATTGATACTTGCATTGCAAGGAACACAAGTTTATCAGAAGTAATTCGGACAGGTCTGAAACTAGAATGCCACAGCTAGTTTTAAGATAACGAGAAAATTCAAAGGGGTATTTGGCACTAGCCTAAATCTTTCTCCTGTTGTTACACCGAAGAAGGGGGGATTTTCAATTGATTACTTATGAAAATCCCAGAAAGTCTTTGTATCTGCAACCATACATGAGTTTCCAATTTCATAACATAACTGAAGTCCTAAAAATCTTGTTAAGAGCTCATCACCTTGCAAAAAGTGAAGTACTGGTGGCATTTCAAGGATAGATGTGTTCTTGCATGGTACTTAACAGCGACATTCCTCCCTCAAGAAGGCAGCAATAGGGTAAGTTAGAGCCTTCCTTTACAGTTAGTTTCTTAGTTCAGGAAAACTACCACTGAGGATTACAGTGATTTGTAGGAATAGTGTTGCTGACTTGCATGAATATGCATTTTAGTCTCATTCCCTTAAAGTGTCCTGGATTAGCTTCTGTACCACCCCTCCACTGCGGATTCAGTCCAGGTCAATATTAGCATTAATCTTTCGGCTCTCATACAGCCTAAAGCCCCCTATCAAGCTCACTTTATCTGCATGGATATACACATTCCTGAGGACACATTCCTTAGTCTTTTATCCTGCAATAACCCATCCCCCTGATTCTCAGTGGGTTTTACTTCGGACAAATGGTCTGAGCCATGGAAGCTTGCTGGTGGGGGCAGAAACCCTGATGGATACAGACGGTCCAGCTGCACAGTCGGTGCTCCTGCTGCACAGAGCCCGTCCTGCCCCACGGACGTTCCCAGACCAGGGAACACTGGAGGAGATGATGCGTTTGCAGAGAGGTCGGGTCAACACTAGACTAATGCTGTGGAAGTATACCTTGCATGAAATGGAGTCCTCTAgattcaatatatttttatcctCCTTAAAAATGACTTCTTAGGGAGATAAAATTCACTGTGAACCAAATAACTCAAAGCTGGTAAGTGGAAGTTATATTCAACTGTACTTTTCCAATCCGTTATTTAATTTCCTCACACAAAACTGTTTACAAACAGCTTTACTGCTTTTTACAATCTTTTTCAGGTTGATCAGCCCTCTCCTCCTAAGTTTTGTTATACTGAAAACATCCTATAACATAATGATAACATCACTTTTTTCCAGCCTGGCATCCCTTTTGAAAATAAGCAACTAGAGCTGCACACTATACTGAAAGCATTGCTGAATCATGGTTTTGTACAGCAACACTGTGCTTGGCATTCACCATTACATAtgcaaaattgattttttttccccacatatgCACATTTATACTACACTGAACTGTTTGCCATTTCACTGTTTAATCTTGCAGTCTGAAATCCTTCAGATTTTGCTCCTCATTTTTGCTAATTTACTCAAAGCACCTTACAGCTGAAAAATTTCAGCAGCAATACTACAAAGTTACTTGCTCTCACAACAATTCACGTTAAAGAAGAGTCAGTAACTTTGAAATCTCTTCCAGTTTCAGAGCATTTTGCATTTGGATAGAAGTTCTGAAGTTAGAAATATACTACACCTGAATTTTAAAACAGGCAGGACGAATTTTTAAAGCTCACATCATTTCAAGAATACCAGACCAATTTCAGCATTCCTTTAGGAGAGGAGTGAGCCGTCAGCTTCTGCACAAACTAAAGAAATTTCTTCCAACTACAAGACGTTCAGACTCAGGTGCACTGATAAGTAGATGAAGGGTTCTTTCAGCTGCATACCAATATTAAGATCCTGTAGTGCTGTTCTCCATCTTTTTGTCACTTTCCCACAGCTCCATAGGCCAGTATGAAAAGTACTGAACCATAGAAATAAAACTAGTCACGCATATATGAAAGGAAGGTATAGAACAGAAGTCATATGATTTGCCCCAACACCAGCAGTCACAAAAGCCCTACACAAAGGCTGAACAAAACTCAAGTCTTTTATCACTAGGTAAATGTTTACAAGGGCTGTCAAGGCACTAGATAAGGGAGAAAACATTTGGAAGTGGAAAGGGTTCAAGTTAAAACTTCGATACAGACAGCTATACCAAATACTTACAGTAACAGTGAAAAGCTCCACGTCACCAGCAGCACTTGACAAAGGCGACAGAAGATAAGGAACCATCCCCCAGGCCTCAGGACCTAAACTTTGCCATGAGCAGTCCTCAGGCGAGTGGTACAATGCAAGATTTGTTATTTGCAGCTACTGTAGGAATAAGCACATCACGGGTTAGTGGATGGGACTGAAGAACAAAAGTTTTGAGCACTTACACTTTCCATGTGTAGAGATCTGCTCCAGAGAAGGGAGCGGAGGAAGCAAATATTTGCAACTGCTCTGAAAACAGAGCCCACGTGGCtgcccaagagaaaaaaaaaaatagaaataataaatgaagCCCATCTACTTTCATACTTGAGAGTAAGAAGATACATTCTTCCTCATTTTTACTTATCTGACaaagtaattgaaaaaaaaaacccacaacattttatttctatttctgtttattattcCAGTCTGTAAAAATATAAGACTAATATACAACTACATCTAGCTTGATTTTGTAAAATCAGTCTTCATTCAGTGAGATACCAATGTACATTATACATTGAAGTTGTAAGAAAAATACTGAtatttgacattttaaacaAGTTCATTCATGTAAAAATCACATTGCAAGTAAAATTTCATTAGAAAATACATAATATTCACAAAAATACACATATGTTAAAGACAGCTTGTGAGAACATTGTCCTAAATTTAATTCAGCTGTGGAAAAACACATATGATTCACAGTTAGGCTTGACTTATCCAGTACCATAGCAGAACTTCCAAGTAAATGCATCTTAATTCTATCaagaatttgttctttttcctattAAGGTGCACTTAAATCTCCCAGTCACAAGTAAGGAATGACTTGTCCCCCCATTGTGCAGGTACACAACATATAACACTAGTCAAAGGAATTTTAGTCTTCCAttccattttgaaataatttggatatttataaattaatttataaaatctGGATTGGAAATACAATTTACATATACAGGATACTTAATACACAAAGATTACATTGATAGCAGCGTAATATTTTCAATCATGCGTAGCATCCTCACTATCacttttggattttttcttctctcttttagCTAAAGATAAAATCTATATAAAACAGTCAAGCCtttaagtattttcttccaAGGAGAAAATTGTAAAGGTGTTAAAAATTTAGGAGGTAGTGAACGAAAGGCTAACAATatcagcatatttttaaaaaaccataTACGGAACCCCAGTatcatttatatataaaattaagtTTAGCCACTCATAATCAACCATTGATCATCCTGAAGCAACAATTTACAATATTTTGTAATTAACAGTGTATGCATTAGTAAGATATGGAAGAACTTTAGATATTTTGTGGTAACTGCAGCATTAAGCAATTACATGCTGTGCAGTCTGTCACCGTAACTGTAAATACACACTTCTAAAATCCCATTTTTATGTTATTCTTTAAAGTTTTTATCAAATCCCAAATTCTTAGTTTTACTACACATCATCAATTTCTTGAAAACAGACCATGGTACGTGTCAAAAAGAATATTATCTCGCATTTAGATTCATCAGTTTGCAGGAAAGGTCCTAAGAGGTGAATTCTCATGCAATTTAGAGTAGGACCCTAGGTAAATTTCTACAAGTCCTTAATACTGGCatatatattcaaaatattcatgCATCTGTGGTAAGTACAGATTGGGTAACACGGAGTTTAGCAGCTCGCTAACCTGGGCTGTTTGTACCTACGCAATCAGTTACCTCGCAACACGAGCATTCTCAGACTCCACCCGCCCGTGTAAGTTAATAGCTCAGGGCCATTATCCAAGCTGCAAAATACTAACGTACCACATTAGACCCATAATGTATTTCCACTGAAAACATTACACTGTATTAAGTGCACTACCAGTTCATCTTCTGTATCTGTGGAcctcctttctcttctcatcCAAGTGCCTTTATTCCTTAGATTATTCAAAATAcattcaagtaaaaaaaaaaaaaaggcacagaagtGCAAACTAGCATAATAAACGAAAGTCACCCTCCACTGATGATTTCatacaggaaggaaaatattttgataaaggaaaaaaaaagacattttaaagtaaACGATCTTCCTTAACCAAAGGAAGTGTAGAGCAGCATGGCcagaaaatgtatatttaaagcCTACGTtgcaaaatgaatatttattctCCTCATTTCACGCTGAGGATGTAGttacttaatttttaataattattagcaaaataagtaaaacacttcaaaattctTGCTCATGTTGGAAAAGATTCCAGGGCCTCTCCATATGCACACTGAAGAAACCATAAATAAATCCAATGAAGCAGATCTCTAACCTGTATTTACAGAGTACCATTGTCTGTTATGTCAACTCTCCATAAATCAAAAAGGGCATGAATCCAGCCTTTCTTGACATCTACCAGACTTCAACTCCAACGGCATTGAAGGCTGGAATACACTACTGCTCTTGAGATACgaatttaaaatttacatttagTAAAATTAAGCAGCAGTAATTTCTGATGTTTATAGCATTACAAAAAACTTAAATACAGTTTTAGCCTCTGATACCCTATAAAGACTTTTACAGATGCCTCAACATTAAACTTACAGTTAGTGTCTTGTTAGTAAAGTTACCAGAGGTAGATGTTTCCCTAAGACAGACtgagagacagacagaaaggGGTTTGTCTCTTTTCCCACTCATCATGTCTCCCCACAGGGTAGAAGACACTTCAAGAACCTCGACTCCTGGCTCTGGCAAggacaaagcacagcacagaccTGGCAGCATCCCACTTCTTTCTTAGCAGCTGGCACAGCCTGCTGGAGCCCTGGCGAGAAGCTCCATCCATCCTTCTCCCCAGTCCTGTTCAGTCcccatctcattttcctgcCATAACTGATGTTCCCAGAGAAGGGTCAGGTTGGGACCTGACTGCCCAAGTGGCAATGCAGGAGACACTAAaatgggaaaggggaaaaataacaccagaagcctCTCCCTGCAATTCTCCTAGGAAGTTTGCAACTGATTATATGCATACCTATGTGTTTGCAGCATCAGGACTTGTcatcagtattttgttttacataCAGCAACTCTGTAATATTCAAAACACCCAGCCAGTGGTACACAGAAAGATCAGCATTTACAGTTCAGTTCATTATACTGAATAATTTAATATCACATGGCTCAAGCAAGTTCTATTACAGCCTCATTCTGGtttacaccatttttttttcaatccagGGATTTCACTTGATTTAAGATGTCTTAACTTgttcaggtttgaagagagtTGCTTTTTACATAATTCAGACTCGCTACAACAAACCTTTGCTAGTAGAAACCTTTAAACTTCTACCAGGACTGCAATTTTAACTTAGATTGTATTATGTTATTTCCATAGCATTAAACTTACACttgatttctttgaaatttaCCAGGATTAGCAACTAAATCAAATGATATCCTTAAATATTACAAACTAAAATGAGAACAGGTCTTTGATACATAAGTGTTAAGACTTTCacatttgaatttcaaaatCATAGTCATTAAAAGTAAACTTATCTGGCcattaaaaccagcaaagatGCATGACTAACGAGGCCGTGGTTGCACATTCACTTACAATGGAACGCCCCACTTCAGAAGCCCCCGCCTTCAAATCCTGACAGTTGTCAAGGTGCGGACCACTATCACGCATCCCTCTTGCTCAACTGGACCAACCAAGAACATCTCTTCCCACCCCACCTCctgcttgtttttcagtttcctcCCACACAGAGCTTTGCCGGCTAAATAACAGTCCAAAACAGGAATGAAGTGGCTAAAGCAGCTCCGTCATATGTAAGCAGCACTTCAGATGAACATGAAACCACAGTACATTAGATAATCAACCTCGCACAACAATGGAAGTTTACTTCTATAAAACCAGTAgtattctgcatttaaaaaaaaaaaaatcaagtaccTTTAAAAGAAAGCTCACAGCCATCTCTTAACTATCcttcattttcagtttaaaatttcCCTCATCCAGTTCCAGTCATTTATCAGTTGTCTTCTGTCtttgtgaaatatttacattGAAGTGCAGAATTAACCAAAGTTAGTCAACTTACATAATTTTGAACTTCctgtatttacttttttccctccttttaaTCTAACTGCAGTGCTCGGTAGATGGAGAGGTATAAAATGTATTACATATTAAGCCAAATTAGACCATGTATGGCATCCTTACTTCATACAAAGTACACCAATGTCACTTCATAGCGTTATTATAGTTCCATCTTCTTCTAATGACTTATGATCTGGATCTTGTACTTCATGTTCCATGCTGATGCTGCCTGCTGAATGATTCAAGTTCATCTCAGCGGAAGGAAGGAATCCATTTTGTGTTGACTCATGGAGTTCAATTTGCGTCAACGATTCCAGGCTTTCGCTGGCAGGTGCAGCTTTTGGAATCTGCTGTGGTTCACCACTGTCTTCAATAATAATGTCCTCTTCATcgctctcctcttctccttgcAAGAAGTTTGCTAAAATATTTGGCGTGCTGCTTGGAAGGCTAGATTCGGTAGACTGACCGGAGCTGCCAGAAGTCCGACTGTTCCTCACAACGTTATTTCTCTGGTTTGCCGGTCTTACCGTAATGATCAGGTTACGGCTGTTTGCAATCATCATGTCTGTAACCTGATCAAGGCTTTTTCCTGAAACCTCGATTCCGTTCACCTCCAGTACTTCATCATTGACAGCCAGCAAGCCTGTGCTTTGAGCCAGACCTCCAGGGACAAGCCTGGATATGAAAATCCCTGGAACTTTCTCTAATCCATGTGGCGTTACTCGGACGCTAGAGCCGTCTCGTATATAGAATCCAAGGGGTTTGTCAGTTCCGTATTTGTAAAGTCGTACCCTACGATGGGTTTCTGGAAGAATATCTACATCTATAATAGAAGACACCGGTCTGAAGTCTTGTGGCATGCTAATGACAATGTGTGGTTTCTTCTTGTGATTATCCGGACGTAACACATTTGataagacatttttcttccGTGTCATGGTATCGGTACCAAAGGCACTGTAGTCTGCATCTTCTGTAAGACATAGCACATTGATGATTAGATCACTTTATACGTGGTCCATACCAGATTGCTATCATGTTTTTGTATCTAATCTAGGAGGTTTCTGGCTTACTATTGTAGAAATGTTTCTCTCTACACATGAAACAAGAGCTCTAACATTATGAGATTTAAAGTTTGTAATACTTTTGGTTTCCTACTACCAAAGacagcacacaaaaaaattaaagcaagttAGCAGCAGTAGAGACACAAAGAACAATAGTCTAGCTGCTTGAGAAGAAGGTTAGAATGGAAAGAGTATGTTCCtagaaacattttgattttattcaGAATAATTCCACTTGTTAGTTTTCTCTCCTCAGATTTCAGATCgttggaaaagaaagaatgaaagaaggaaagcagcCAGGGTGCTGACGATTGCCCAGCGCCTGGCAGCCAGCCAAGTGACCTGGATTCAAACTCCAGAAAGCTTATTCCATTCTGCACCCTCCTCCCGCCCCCGCAAACGGAGGGAAAATGGCTGTGGAGCAGAAACAAAGAGATTTCGCACACAAATACTTCAAGCAAAACTGTTCATACAAGCAATGCTGTAACTGCCACAATTTGACACAAGTACGCAAGTGGCCTAgaattttaaagaggaaagcATATGCAAGTCatacaaaaattttaaatggaGAGTATGTTCTGTGGAAGAAATTCTGATGTCTGAAATGCCTATTTACCAAAGGAAgctgccatttttctctttagtgtTCTATAACTCTCCAAAAAACAATAAACCAAAGCACATTCAGATCTGAGTTTCCTTGAATTTACACTTGTATTTCTGCAatgttgcagattttttttctgcggCGgataaaaaaagtaataaagcaGAATGGGTTTGCGCTAACCCCAGGACTCAGAGAAACTGGGATTTCTTTGTAGTATCACATTAAGATGCCACAGCCAAGAAAGTAACATAATTGCTATACATTTCAACTGTAAATTGAAATAACTATGCAAATGCTGTTGTGTGAAATTGCAGGAGAGCTGTCAATTGCTGGTGAAAAAAGTACACATTGATAGTTGGTACGTCACAAGACTTTCTTCTGGGCTAAGAGGAAGAAATATGGACATATACCAATTGTATTTAGACTCTTCAGACGCTttaagcaaaacagagaaagtaGCTAGCTATGCTCGAGAACATTACATCAGATGATTGCGAATACAGGAAATAGTTTTTAGTTTATTTGGGAGTCTGAAAGGTTTTCTTGGAAAAGCATGTTCTTCAGCAAAAGAggttcaggaggaaaaaagtgatttaaggttaaattaaaataacattagaTCTCAACGTCAAACAAGAAAGCTTTAGAAATAGCCTATAATCTCTTCTTCAGATGCTTAAGTGTGTTAAGTCAGTTGTGTTGAAGAGTGGGTTGATAAAAACCAATCCAACCTCCCAAACCAAAGCATATAACAGGTGGACTATGTCTGAAGCGTAAAACACCTCAAAAAATGCAAACTTACCATTCTCactgtaaaatgcattttgggATATATGACTGAAACCATTAAAAATGCTGTACTGCATTGCTGAAAACAGGTTGATTTTTCAGACATGAAGCAattcttttaatatttgcttaaaatttatgatcaaagaaaaaagtgtgaGAAGTTTTACCCTTCTCTCTCCTGACAACCCATTCAACCGGTTTCAAGTTAGACATCTGGTTGTTATTATACATTGGGAGGATTTTTGCAATTCAATGAGTTGCaacagcttctctttttttatttggaacTACAATTACTTTCAAAACAACTCAGAAAGGGCAATTGTGAAATAAGATACTAGACAGAAGGGTCTTGCTTTAAATATCTTTTACTGCTAAATACAAAGTAACACAATGACAGCAAGAAAGTGATAGTATAGGAGAAGATTGTAGacaaacaaaagacaatggTGACTTGAATATTAGAATTAAGAATGTTAATGAGTGCAAAGGTTATTTTTTGAGGCCACGGatttccccctgccccccagcagctgctgtgcagctcaGTGCTCTCAAAAATGACATATAAACTTCTTTGTGCGGTGCTGTCTAATTAGTGTAGATCTCTGATACTTTGGAACTCTGGTTTTAAGGCTGCACAATCAATGGCAAATTCAACaagactaaagaaaaatattccaaagaCCAGAGAGACATTGCATGGACACGACATATCATTTTGCCTCATTTCAAAAGCTTcgtttctttttggtttgtcGCGGTGACACATTTCTAGGCATCTAACACCAGATTTCTCCAGAGGAGCTCTGTTCATTGGGAGTTCTCCAGAGATCCAAGGATTAAGTTGGAAGCATTTTGACTGGTTAGTTCCATATTGTTCAGACGTTaagccattttatttcttttttttttttttttttttagagtaagCTCATCTAAAGAAATTCATCAAAATTCATCAAAAATTCATCAAAATTGCACATGAAGAATTTATTTGTGCTGGAGTTCAAGCTGCTGATGAAAACTGTaggttgagggaactggggctgtttagcttggagaaaaggaggctgaggggagaccttatcattgtccacaactacctgaaaggaggttggagcatgcagggagttggtctcttctcccaagtagcaagtgataggacaggaggaaatggcctcaagttgcaccaggggaggttcagattggatattaggaaaaaattcttcccataaagggctgtcgggcattggaacaggctgcccagggcagtagtggagtcaccatccctggaggggtttaaaaggcatttagatgaggttcttagggacatgggttagtgctagagttaggttatggttggacttgatgatcctgacggtctcttccaaccaaaatgattctatgatacagGTATTAACACTGGTACCAGTGAAGCACtaggtttctgctgcttttattaCAAGATTTGGCTTAGAAAcagtacacagaaaaaaaagtgtatcaAAACTTTGTCAGTATTGATGTTCTTTCAAGTACTCTTCCACATACATCACAACATCAAAAGGTAttcagtttggggttttttcgcCTTAAATTTGAAGTGCGAACATTCAGATTCTTGTCAAAGAATCAGACAATGTCTGGCATGTTACACGTTCTATCCTCTTTGACATTCCCAGCTTGCCACAGTGGGCTGTAAAGCTTCTTCACCTTGGTAGCAGGTGACGTACCAGGATCCCATCCTGCCCCTACACGGCAAGTCTGGCCACCTTCCCCAACAGGAACAGAGTTCACTAAAGTCATCGCCCAACCCACCTTCCCGCAGCCACCAGTGGACAGGACTTAAAACTTTGGTCCAAATCGAATTTTTCACAGTCAGTAGAGAAACATGAAGATCAGTTGCAAAAGGACtggctttgaaaatattatgtAAATATATCTGTATGTGAACTAGCAGAttcaaaagtgcttttaaaacaaaaactaagattagaaaaacatttattggaAGAGATGaactttaaaattctctttcagAAGACAAATCAGACAAATATACAATCAGAAATCTTAATATTGAGCTGGtgcttttgcttttagaaaCTTACTGAAGTTACGTGACACATTGTTGAAATAAAAGCATCCCAAAATTGCAAGTCACCTG is from Caloenas nicobarica isolate bCalNic1 chromosome 15, bCalNic1.hap1, whole genome shotgun sequence and encodes:
- the PARD6B gene encoding partitioning defective 6 homolog beta; translated protein: MNRPQRGAAGSRGLGTMEVKSKFGAEFRRFSLERSKPGKFEEFYGLLQHVHKIPNVDVLVGYTDIHGDLLPINNDDNYHKAVSTANPLLRIFIQRKEDADYSAFGTDTMTRKKNVLSNVLRPDNHKKKPHIVISMPQDFRPVSSIIDVDILPETHRRVRLYKYGTDKPLGFYIRDGSSVRVTPHGLEKVPGIFISRLVPGGLAQSTGLLAVNDEVLEVNGIEVSGKSLDQVTDMMIANSRNLIITVRPANQRNNVVRNSRTSGSSGQSTESSLPSSTPNILANFLQGEEESDEEDIIIEDSGEPQQIPKAAPASESLESLTQIELHESTQNGFLPSAEMNLNHSAGSISMEHEVQDPDHKSLEEDGTIITL